One genomic segment of Sorex araneus isolate mSorAra2 chromosome X, mSorAra2.pri, whole genome shotgun sequence includes these proteins:
- the TIMM17B gene encoding mitochondrial import inner membrane translocase subunit Tim17-B, which yields MEEYAREPCPWRIVDDCGGAFTMGVIGGGVFQAIKGFRNAPVGFRHRLRGSLNAVRIRAPQIGGSFAVWGGLFSTIDCGLVRVRGKEDPWNSITSGALTGAVLAARSGPLAMVGSAMMGGILLALIEGVGILLTRYTAQQFRNAPPFLDDPSQLPPKDAAQGYPNYQQYH from the exons ATGGAGGAGTACGCTCGGGAGCCCTG CCCTTGGCGAATTGTGGATGACTGTGGTGGAGCTTTCACTATGGGTGTCATTGGAGGTGGTGTCTTCCAGGCCATCAAGGGATTCCGAAATGCCCCTGTG GGATTTCGCCACCGCCTGCGAGGTAGTCTCAATGCTGTGAGGATTCGAGCTCCCCAGATTGGAG GGAGCTTTGCTGTGTGGGGTGGTCTGTTCTCCACCATTGACTGTGGCCTCGTGCGGGTGCGTGGCAAGGAGGACCCCTGGAACTCCATAACCAGCGGAGCACTGACTGGAGCTGTGCTAGCTGCCCGCA GTGGCCCACTGGCCATGGTGGGCTCAGCCATGATGGGGGGCATCTTGTTGGCCCTGATCGAGGGGGTTGGCATCCTTCTCACTCGGTACACTGCCCAGCAGTTCCGCAATG ctccaccgtTCCTGGACGACCCTAGCCAGCTGCCCCCCAAGGACGCAGCTCAAGGCTACCCGAACTACCAGCAGTATCACTAA
- the PQBP1 gene encoding polyglutamine-binding protein 1 — MPLPAALQTRLAKRGILKHLEPEPEEEIIAEDYDDDPVDYEATRLEGLPPSWYKVFDPSCGLPYYWNVDTDLVSWLSPHDPNSIVTKSAKKLRSNNADVEEKSERSHEKAERAHEKAERAHEKAERAHEKAERERERAYDKAERERERERERERDREREREPRERERERERERTHDKSERDEGKERRHHRREELAPYPKSKKASRKDEELDPMDPSSYSDAPRGTWSTGLPKRNEAKTGADTTAAGPLFQQRPYPSPGAVLRANAEASRTKQQD, encoded by the exons ATGCCATTGCCCGCGGCACTGCAGACCCGCTTGGCCAAGAGAGGCATCCTCAAACATTTGGAGCCCG AACCAGAGGAAGAGATCATTGCTGAGGACTATGATGATGATCCTGTGGACTATGAGGCCACCCGATTGGAGGGCCTGCCACCAAGCTGGTACAAGGTGTTTGATCCTTCCTG TGGGCTCCCTTACTACTGGAATGTGGACACAGACCTCGTGTCTTGGCTCTCCCCACATGATCCCAACTCCATTGTTACCAAATCTGCCAAGAAGCTCAGAAGCAATAACGCAG ATGTGGAAGAGAAGTCAGAGCGGAGCCACGAGAAGGCCGAGCGGGCCCACGAGAAGGCCGAGCGGGCCCACGAGAAGGCCGAGCGGGCCCACGAGAAGGccgagcgagagcgagagcgggCCTATGACAAAGCGGAACGCGAGAGGGAGCGAGAGCGCGAGAGGGAGCGAGACCGTGAGAGAGAACGGGAGCCACGCGAGCGTGAACGTGAGCGCGAACGAGAGCGCACCCATGACAAGTCAGAGCGGGACGAGGGCAAGGAACGGCGCCACCATCGGCGGGAAGAGCTAGCCCCTTACCCCAAGAGCAAAAAGG CAAGCCGGAAGGATGAAGAGTTAGACCCAATGGATCCCAGCTCATACTCAGATGCACCCCG gggcACCTGGTCAACGGGACTGCCCAAGAGGAATGAGGCCAAGACAGGCGCCGACACGACTGCCGCGGGACCCCTCTTCCAGCAGCGCCCCTACCCGTCCCCAGGGGCTGTGCTGCGGGCCAATGCCGAGGCTTCCCGCACCAAGCAGCAGGACTGA